The proteins below come from a single candidate division WOR-3 bacterium genomic window:
- a CDS encoding pilus assembly PilX N-terminal domain-containing protein, with protein MIKIPKFSYPKAPENKGIALLVALGTMILILIIGSLAVYLVIRALNVTAGQKRYQTAFEACEGGLELGVLNAHKNFEAHNIVDTTFLQNIGNYRVHVYVRPLFAATEAGAVIKFARGYFGAGQGLATGGASYYYKILAASCGPAGDSVTTETEIKRVIGID; from the coding sequence ATGATAAAAATTCCTAAATTCTCATATCCCAAGGCTCCTGAAAATAAGGGTATCGCATTACTGGTAGCATTGGGCACAATGATATTGATTCTCATCATCGGCAGCCTCGCAGTTTATCTGGTGATCCGGGCATTGAATGTGACTGCGGGCCAGAAGCGTTATCAGACCGCATTTGAGGCCTGTGAGGGAGGTCTTGAATTAGGTGTTTTGAATGCCCATAAAAATTTTGAGGCGCACAATATCGTTGACACTACATTTCTTCAGAATATAGGGAATTATCGTGTCCATGTGTATGTCCGACCGCTATTTGCCGCAACCGAGGCGGGAGCAGTGATAAAATTCGCCCGCGGTTATTTTGGTGCCGGACAGGGACTGGCTACAGGGGGTGCTAGTTATTACTACAAAATTCTCGCTGCTTCGTGTGGTCCGGCAGGTGATAGTGTTACAACCGAGACTGAAATAAAGCGTGTGATCGGTATAGATTAG
- the lptC gene encoding LPS export ABC transporter periplasmic protein LptC, producing the protein MVKKILPFILFILLACEEETIKQTMEKHLPRITLEKFTLTETNEGKKKWILTAVTASVFEELINVDTVKIKFFDEQEKEYAWLYGNKGELNTKTHNIIVRDSVLLITEDSTYLFTDSLFWDNAIQVIITDARVKIIKKDSTTVEGNGLRTTPDLKKIEILGDIQGASPITFPKIK; encoded by the coding sequence ATGGTTAAAAAAATCTTGCCTTTTATTTTGTTCATCCTTCTTGCGTGTGAAGAAGAAACGATAAAACAAACCATGGAAAAACATCTCCCTCGCATCACTCTGGAGAAATTTACCCTTACCGAAACCAACGAAGGAAAGAAAAAATGGATACTGACTGCAGTTACCGCATCAGTATTTGAAGAATTGATAAATGTTGATACTGTTAAGATAAAATTCTTTGACGAACAGGAAAAGGAATATGCCTGGCTTTATGGTAATAAAGGCGAGTTGAACACCAAAACCCACAACATCATTGTTCGAGATAGTGTATTACTGATAACTGAAGATTCAACTTATCTCTTTACTGATTCGCTGTTCTGGGATAATGCCATTCAAGTTATTATCACCGATGCCCGGGTAAAAATCATCAAAAAAGACAGCACCACGGTGGAAGGCAATGGTTTACGAACTACTCCGGATTTAAAGAAAATTGAAATCCTCGGGGATATTCAAGGTGCTTCACCCATCACCTTTCCCAAAATAAAATGA
- a CDS encoding DUF2723 domain-containing protein, with amino-acid sequence MWNKLKKILPEFLLFIFIFAVYVYSLCPTVYLIDSGELAGASYTLGIAHPTGYPLYTIISYFFARIPGEPIKNLNFLSTLFSILAAIFLYITIKKITKNNIISIIITSLFAFSPIIWRISITNEVYPLTGLFCVLLLFLLYKLNDTRIFYALMFFIGLAFTNHIIIFSLAIPLFLYVIIIYRPSLKIIITGLFFTIIAISL; translated from the coding sequence GTGTGGAATAAATTAAAAAAAATATTACCTGAATTCTTATTATTTATTTTTATCTTTGCCGTTTATGTCTATTCCCTCTGCCCCACTGTTTATCTGATAGACTCCGGTGAACTTGCAGGCGCAAGTTACACACTGGGAATTGCCCATCCAACAGGTTATCCTTTATACACCATAATATCCTATTTCTTTGCTCGTATCCCTGGCGAACCCATAAAAAATCTCAATTTTTTATCAACATTATTCTCAATTCTTGCGGCTATTTTTTTGTACATTACCATAAAAAAAATAACCAAGAACAATATTATTTCAATCATAATCACATCTTTATTTGCGTTTTCGCCCATAATCTGGCGTATCTCCATCACGAATGAGGTCTATCCGCTAACTGGTTTATTTTGCGTTTTATTATTGTTTCTTTTATATAAATTGAATGACACAAGAATTTTCTATGCTTTGATGTTTTTTATTGGGCTTGCCTTCACGAATCATATCATAATATTCTCCCTTGCAATTCCGTTGTTTCTCTATGTAATAATAATATACCGACCGTCTTTGAAAATTATTATAACTGGGTTATTCTTTACAATAATTGCTATATCACTCT
- a CDS encoding sigma-54 dependent transcriptional regulator gives MHILVCDDEASQRELLAGFLKNLGHSVTIAAHGKEAIEKNRTTSFDLAILDLKMPEIDGIETMREMKSIDPQTYFIILTGFGTIESAVQAIKLGAYDYLSKPVDLGKLEMLIKRIHREQITNQELESLKEQVAEKFKVANFIAESPKMKEILALIPRIAQSDANVLILGESGTGKELIARMIHGTSPRKNRAFIPISCAALPETLIESELFGYERGAFSGAEKRKFGKFELADKGTLFLDEIGDLPLTIQIKLLRVLQEFTFERLGSNIPIKVDVRLICATNQDLKKKIAAGTFREDLYYRINVVTITLPPLRERKEDIKPLVEHFINKFTTRSSKRVKGITKEALSNLIRYDWPGNVRELENVIERALVLCRGEWIEPEDVPLPTPISTPSSELLSEVEKDHILKILEKTEWNLSEAAKRLGIHRNTLRLKMKEYQLQKPGPKKS, from the coding sequence ATGCATATCCTAGTCTGTGACGACGAGGCATCCCAACGGGAGTTACTCGCTGGATTCTTAAAAAACCTTGGTCATTCCGTAACCATTGCTGCCCACGGTAAAGAAGCCATTGAGAAAAATCGAACCACAAGTTTTGATCTTGCGATTCTTGATTTAAAAATGCCCGAGATCGATGGCATTGAAACTATGCGGGAAATGAAATCAATCGATCCCCAGACCTATTTTATCATCCTTACAGGTTTTGGGACGATTGAATCGGCAGTCCAGGCGATAAAACTTGGGGCCTATGATTATTTAAGCAAGCCGGTTGACCTTGGTAAATTGGAGATGCTTATAAAGAGAATTCACCGAGAACAGATCACCAATCAGGAATTGGAATCATTAAAAGAGCAGGTGGCAGAAAAATTTAAAGTAGCAAACTTCATCGCCGAAAGCCCCAAGATGAAAGAAATATTAGCACTCATCCCGCGCATTGCTCAATCGGATGCAAACGTTTTAATCCTTGGTGAATCGGGGACAGGTAAGGAATTGATTGCCCGGATGATTCATGGAACAAGCCCCCGCAAGAATCGTGCCTTCATTCCCATTTCCTGCGCTGCCCTTCCCGAGACCCTCATTGAAAGCGAACTCTTTGGTTATGAACGGGGAGCCTTTTCGGGTGCCGAAAAAAGAAAATTCGGCAAATTTGAACTTGCTGATAAGGGCACATTATTCTTAGATGAAATCGGGGATTTACCCCTCACCATCCAAATCAAACTGCTGCGGGTACTCCAGGAGTTCACTTTTGAAAGACTGGGCAGCAACATCCCGATAAAAGTAGATGTTCGGCTCATCTGTGCAACAAACCAAGATTTGAAAAAGAAAATTGCTGCAGGAACATTTCGCGAGGACCTCTATTACCGGATAAATGTAGTAACCATAACCCTACCTCCTTTGCGGGAAAGGAAAGAGGATATAAAACCACTCGTGGAGCATTTTATAAACAAATTTACCACGCGGAGTAGCAAAAGAGTAAAAGGAATAACGAAAGAGGCATTGAGCAATCTCATCCGATATGACTGGCCGGGTAATGTCCGGGAACTGGAGAATGTCATTGAACGGGCGCTCGTGCTCTGCCGGGGTGAATGGATTGAACCCGAGGATGTCCCCCTGCCCACACCGATATCGACCCCATCCTCAGAATTGCTTTCCGAGGTGGAAAAAGACCATATCCTTAAAATCCTGGAAAAAACAGAATGGAATCTATCAGAGGCAGCAAAAAGACTGGGAATCCACCGGAACACCTTAAGGTTAAAAATGAAAGAGTATCAACTGCAAAAGCCCGGGCCGAAAAAATCTTGA
- a CDS encoding prepilin-type N-terminal cleavage/methylation domain-containing protein produces MAKNNKKRVSRGMTLVELMVVIGIIGVIIALAVPNFAGMQRQARIKAAAQMIAQDLKQIRERALSTSIVHTITFNTAFRKYKVTYVTPNGTFENEYSLGQTTGGNISFGCASGVTGHPPEGWVDAPAGDGIDFPPNDVLQIDNRGGANRGVIYITDGKDSYGIGINSLGRVKIYRYGNGGWF; encoded by the coding sequence ATGGCAAAAAATAATAAAAAACGCGTAAGTAGAGGTATGACTCTTGTTGAATTGATGGTGGTAATTGGTATTATTGGGGTTATTATTGCCCTTGCTGTACCAAATTTTGCAGGTATGCAGAGGCAGGCTAGGATTAAGGCTGCAGCACAAATGATTGCTCAAGATTTGAAACAGATAAGGGAACGGGCATTATCAACGAGTATTGTCCATACCATTACCTTTAATACTGCTTTTAGAAAATACAAAGTTACTTATGTTACTCCAAACGGAACATTTGAAAACGAATATTCACTTGGGCAGACCACCGGAGGTAACATAAGTTTTGGTTGTGCCTCTGGAGTTACTGGTCACCCACCGGAAGGATGGGTTGATGCGCCAGCCGGGGACGGTATTGATTTTCCACCTAATGATGTGCTCCAAATAGATAATAGGGGCGGTGCTAATCGAGGTGTTATTTACATAACTGATGGAAAAGATAGTTACGGTATTGGTATAAATTCCCTTGGCAGAGTTAAAATTTATCGTTACGGTAATGGCGGATGGTTCTAA
- a CDS encoding DUF1844 domain-containing protein, translating to MTENKQENKEQLLEEPIPVKDILLMTILSLEGKAWAYLGLTAHPETQKPQKDLNEAKLAIDSIEALFKLIEPFLTNEEKKDIQVRLTNLRLNFVKE from the coding sequence ATGACTGAAAATAAACAAGAAAACAAAGAGCAATTACTGGAAGAACCTATTCCAGTTAAGGATATCCTCTTAATGACTATCCTTTCTCTTGAAGGTAAGGCATGGGCATACCTTGGTCTCACTGCCCACCCCGAAACCCAGAAACCCCAAAAAGATTTGAATGAAGCAAAACTTGCTATTGATTCTATAGAAGCCCTGTTTAAATTGATAGAACCTTTCTTAACAAATGAAGAGAAAAAAGACATTCAGGTCCGTTTGACCAATTTAAGATTGAATTTTGTCAAAGAATAA
- a CDS encoding prepilin-type N-terminal cleavage/methylation domain-containing protein has translation MRKGFTLVEILVAIVILVLGVLAASQLTIISMRTNQKVKEGREAREIITRGMEVLKSVYISDPLVSPTCDSLHLNDTTLANLADSTNVVGRAIGKTTYRVFWNVADNYPTNGARTIRMIINNKGKRIFYTDYVKWR, from the coding sequence ATGCGAAAAGGTTTTACACTCGTTGAAATTTTGGTGGCGATCGTTATTCTTGTCTTAGGCGTTCTTGCTGCCTCTCAATTGACAATTATAAGTATGAGAACTAATCAAAAAGTGAAAGAAGGACGGGAGGCACGTGAGATTATAACTCGTGGGATGGAAGTTCTAAAGTCTGTTTATATCAGTGATCCGTTAGTATCTCCAACTTGTGATTCATTGCACCTTAATGATACTACTCTCGCCAATCTTGCTGATTCTACTAATGTCGTAGGCAGAGCAATTGGAAAGACGACCTACCGTGTTTTCTGGAATGTAGCAGATAATTATCCCACCAACGGTGCCCGCACTATAAGAATGATTATCAACAACAAAGGTAAGAGAATTTTCTATACCGATTATGTTAAATGGAGGTAA
- a CDS encoding CTP synthase, translated as MDTKYIFVTGGVVSSLGKGVATASIGLLLKSYGLKVTLQKIDPYINVDPGTMNPYQHGEVFVTADGAECDLDLGHYERFLDENLTRDNNITTGQIYYSVITKERRGEYLGKTVQVVPHITDEIKVRIKKLAQQHKVDVVITEIGGTVGDIESQPFLEAARQMRIDLGRQNVLYIHLTLVPYIKTTREFKTKPTQHSVRTLLSMGIQPDILLCRSDSWLGEEERKKISLFCNVPPNAVIDAVDVDCIYEIPLIFHQQKLDRLILDYFALDKKDYDLTEWEIFVEKAKNPLKSVEIAICGKYVELRDAYKSIIEALNHAAVAHDARLKIKWVDTDRIDEVTLNNTLAYVDGILIPGGFGMRGVEGKVKVVRYARENKKPFFGICLGMQCMVIEFARNVCNLKGANSTEFDDKTDYPVIDLLPEQKKVKDMGGTMRLGNWPCQIEPKTLAYKIYKKDLIEERHRHRYEVNPKFFKILNEKGLIFSGKSPDGKLVEIAEIKDHPFFIGTQFHPEFTSRPLSPNPIFYHFIEAALKNK; from the coding sequence ATGGATACAAAATATATCTTCGTGACTGGAGGAGTAGTCTCATCTTTAGGTAAGGGTGTGGCTACCGCCTCCATCGGTCTGCTGCTAAAATCTTACGGACTTAAGGTCACCCTTCAAAAGATTGATCCTTACATCAATGTCGATCCCGGGACGATGAATCCTTACCAGCACGGTGAAGTCTTTGTGACTGCCGACGGTGCCGAATGCGACCTTGACCTTGGTCATTACGAAAGATTTTTGGATGAAAATCTTACCCGTGATAATAATATCACCACTGGACAGATTTATTATTCAGTCATTACCAAGGAGCGCCGTGGGGAATACCTCGGTAAGACCGTTCAGGTAGTTCCCCATATCACCGATGAAATAAAAGTACGCATAAAAAAACTTGCCCAGCAGCATAAGGTTGATGTCGTGATAACCGAAATTGGGGGCACTGTGGGTGATATTGAAAGCCAACCTTTTCTGGAAGCCGCCCGCCAGATGCGGATTGATTTAGGAAGGCAAAATGTCCTTTATATCCATCTCACCCTTGTCCCCTATATCAAAACGACCCGGGAATTCAAAACTAAACCCACCCAGCACTCGGTAAGAACCCTACTTTCCATGGGAATTCAGCCGGATATCCTGCTCTGTCGGAGTGATTCCTGGTTGGGTGAAGAGGAACGAAAAAAAATCTCGCTCTTCTGCAATGTGCCGCCCAATGCGGTTATTGACGCGGTCGATGTTGACTGCATTTACGAAATTCCTTTGATTTTTCACCAGCAGAAACTTGACCGTTTAATCTTGGATTACTTTGCCCTCGACAAAAAGGATTATGACCTCACCGAGTGGGAAATATTCGTGGAAAAAGCCAAAAATCCACTCAAAAGCGTAGAAATCGCCATCTGCGGAAAATATGTGGAGTTACGCGATGCCTATAAAAGCATTATTGAAGCCTTGAATCACGCTGCCGTGGCCCATGATGCCCGTTTGAAGATTAAGTGGGTAGATACTGACCGGATTGATGAAGTCACACTCAACAATACCCTCGCCTATGTAGATGGGATACTCATCCCTGGTGGTTTCGGGATGCGCGGTGTAGAAGGCAAAGTAAAAGTGGTAAGATATGCCCGAGAGAATAAAAAACCCTTTTTTGGTATCTGCCTCGGTATGCAGTGCATGGTGATAGAATTCGCCCGAAATGTCTGTAATCTGAAAGGTGCCAACTCCACTGAATTTGATGATAAAACCGATTACCCGGTCATCGATTTACTCCCGGAACAGAAAAAGGTCAAAGATATGGGCGGAACGATGCGTCTAGGCAACTGGCCCTGTCAGATTGAACCTAAAACCCTGGCTTACAAAATCTACAAAAAAGACCTTATCGAAGAACGCCACCGGCACCGTTATGAGGTAAATCCCAAATTTTTCAAAATCCTCAATGAAAAAGGTTTGATCTTTTCGGGCAAATCGCCGGATGGAAAATTGGTGGAAATTGCCGAAATAAAGGATCATCCTTTTTTTATCGGTACCCAATTCCATCCCGAATTTACTTCCCGTCCCCTCTCCCCCAATCCCATCTTTTACCATTTTATTGAAGCAGCATTGAAAAATAAATAA
- a CDS encoding TonB-dependent receptor: MVKKLLFFTIATFFAGYVLYAQERLNNGPGKITGIVVEATTEQPIELANVIIYDKNHKQLNGTATNETGRFFLTGINPGDYIIEITFVGFETKIDTINITDDNPFLNLGVIKLEQKPITIEGVEVTAEKPPIEFKIDKKVINVKEHYTSQSGTAVDVLENVPSISVDVEGNVSLRGSTNFRVLIDNRPSLLEPRDALQQIPASSIDRIEIITNPSARYDPEGIAGIINVITKKNIQSGINGIANLNLGLEQKYSGDFLLNYRYKKFRTFFGVDYNNFRFPGTEIENRETKTRDTTFYSLTQGSSSWLRKFYGFKFGTEYIITSKAKASINIELRKRGMERSSTQEFIKWSIPGDTTIFLRNNQTERGGLMYGINSDYLVNFKKDQKLSTRFSIHINNGEDKSTNELKTQNSQIYNGWRSIEKGPMKRLLFNLDYTQPANLFGATNGKIEAGAQTTIDLSNGGQDVYLYDTLTQEYVYKPEFSHLADFIHNVYAFYSTCSGEIKNFGYQLGVRGEYTYRFLELTNTAQNVNIRRLDIFPTLHLSWRFSPFDQIMFSYTRRVNRPRNFDLEPFEIRRDPYSIHRGNPALLPEFVNTFELGYQKQWSGFLFALDGYYRLTENKIGNIDRLYSGDTILSTVENSGRERTYGVEPTLDLKVLKWLNINLSASIFNQRIEGTIDNNPFSRQNQTWSLRNMNSILLAKGTRLQITTMYQGPEIIAQGERNAFFVVNGGLRQEIIPRSLSLTIQVRDIFSTGKFENTSEGPNFYIHQEHKRKSPTLIMGINYNFNNYRPEPKKYEMEGDSEDMENNF, translated from the coding sequence ATGGTCAAAAAATTACTTTTTTTTACAATCGCGACTTTTTTTGCAGGGTATGTTTTATATGCCCAAGAGAGATTGAATAATGGCCCAGGAAAAATAACCGGCATTGTCGTGGAAGCAACTACTGAACAGCCGATTGAATTGGCAAATGTAATCATATATGACAAAAACCATAAACAGTTAAACGGTACCGCCACAAATGAAACCGGTAGATTTTTCCTAACCGGTATTAATCCCGGTGATTACATTATTGAAATAACTTTTGTCGGTTTTGAAACAAAGATTGATACAATTAATATAACCGATGATAACCCATTTTTAAACCTTGGAGTTATTAAACTTGAACAGAAACCGATAACAATTGAAGGTGTTGAGGTCACCGCCGAAAAGCCACCGATTGAATTCAAAATCGACAAGAAAGTTATTAATGTAAAAGAGCACTACACAAGTCAATCTGGCACCGCGGTTGATGTACTTGAGAATGTTCCTTCAATATCGGTTGATGTTGAAGGAAATGTAAGTCTGCGTGGCAGCACGAATTTCAGAGTTTTGATCGATAACAGACCATCACTCCTTGAACCAAGAGATGCCCTCCAGCAGATCCCAGCAAGCTCGATTGACCGAATAGAAATAATAACAAATCCATCTGCCCGTTATGACCCCGAAGGGATTGCCGGGATAATAAATGTAATAACAAAAAAGAACATTCAATCAGGCATAAATGGTATTGCAAATCTAAATCTTGGCCTTGAGCAAAAATATTCTGGTGATTTTTTATTGAATTATCGTTACAAAAAATTTCGAACATTTTTTGGTGTTGATTACAACAACTTCAGGTTTCCGGGAACAGAGATTGAAAATAGAGAAACGAAAACCCGGGATACTACATTTTATTCATTAACCCAGGGAAGCAGTTCCTGGTTAAGAAAATTTTATGGGTTTAAATTCGGCACCGAGTATATAATAACTTCAAAAGCCAAAGCAAGCATAAACATTGAATTGAGGAAAAGAGGTATGGAACGTTCCTCTACCCAGGAATTTATCAAATGGTCAATCCCAGGAGATACAACAATCTTTCTACGAAATAACCAGACTGAACGCGGGGGGCTAATGTATGGAATAAATTCAGACTATCTTGTAAATTTTAAAAAGGACCAAAAACTATCTACCCGCTTCTCTATTCATATCAACAATGGTGAAGACAAATCAACAAATGAACTAAAAACCCAAAATTCCCAAATTTACAATGGCTGGCGGTCTATAGAAAAAGGTCCGATGAAAAGATTACTTTTCAATCTTGATTATACACAACCTGCGAATCTATTTGGTGCAACAAATGGAAAAATAGAAGCTGGGGCGCAAACAACGATCGATCTATCCAATGGTGGGCAGGATGTATATCTTTATGATACACTAACCCAAGAATATGTCTACAAACCAGAATTCAGCCATCTTGCTGATTTTATCCATAATGTTTATGCATTTTATTCCACCTGTAGTGGCGAAATCAAAAATTTCGGTTATCAACTCGGCGTCCGGGGCGAATACACCTATCGATTTCTTGAATTAACCAACACCGCCCAGAATGTAAATATCAGAAGACTTGATATATTCCCCACCCTGCACTTATCTTGGAGATTTTCTCCATTTGACCAAATCATGTTCAGTTATACTCGACGTGTGAACAGACCGAGAAACTTTGACCTGGAACCGTTTGAAATCAGACGCGATCCCTATTCAATACACAGAGGAAATCCTGCTTTATTACCGGAATTTGTCAATACCTTTGAACTCGGTTACCAAAAGCAGTGGAGTGGTTTTTTGTTTGCACTTGATGGATATTACCGATTGACCGAAAATAAGATTGGAAATATTGACCGCCTTTATAGTGGTGATACGATATTATCGACTGTGGAAAACAGCGGCAGGGAACGGACCTATGGGGTGGAGCCCACATTGGACTTGAAAGTCCTCAAATGGTTAAATATCAATCTCTCAGCAAGTATCTTTAACCAGCGTATTGAAGGTACAATCGACAATAACCCATTCTCCAGACAAAATCAAACCTGGAGCCTGCGCAATATGAACTCAATTCTTTTAGCCAAGGGTACAAGATTACAAATAACGACCATGTATCAAGGACCAGAAATCATCGCCCAGGGTGAAAGAAATGCATTTTTTGTGGTCAATGGTGGGCTAAGACAAGAAATCATTCCGCGTTCTTTAAGTCTCACCATCCAGGTGCGGGATATATTCAGCACGGGCAAATTTGAGAATACCTCTGAAGGTCCCAATTTTTATATCCATCAGGAACACAAAAGAAAATCACCCACGCTGATAATGGGTATTAATTACAATTTTAACAATTATCGTCCGGAGCCTAAAAAATATGAAATGGAAGGAGATTCTGAAGATATGGAAAATAACTTTTAA
- a CDS encoding prepilin-type N-terminal cleavage/methylation domain-containing protein: MGKFRKPKMFKLTKGMTLIELMVSLVILMIVLGAIYSVLTMQQTKAINVQTTSILQTDAQAALTILRWDLFMAGYGMGQNDQVFFPQNYSNTRDSLGMRSMAFSFEASRANWAPVLEVALNSDRIKVYRHEETISNFSIGDRIGIVSNKKSLLDTGLVIQDIDTISYGAGAETIPALELHLNRITNAGQGAICIVYDYNSLVNGISYYVNNQRQLMRGNEVFLENVEDIQFRYGVDVNDNGIIDSMTNYIEWHNDLSNFSQNDLMRHLFIIRTTFVVLSERGLTDYRYPDNTITIEDHTYPLNDIQRRFKRVIVQTIAWPRNYRS, from the coding sequence ATGGGAAAATTTAGAAAACCAAAAATGTTTAAATTAACTAAAGGTATGACACTAATTGAATTGATGGTGTCTCTTGTGATCCTGATGATTGTTTTAGGAGCAATTTATTCGGTTCTGACAATGCAGCAGACTAAGGCGATCAATGTCCAGACCACATCTATTCTTCAAACCGATGCCCAGGCAGCACTGACCATATTACGTTGGGATTTATTTATGGCAGGATATGGAATGGGACAAAATGACCAAGTATTTTTCCCCCAAAATTACAGCAATACAAGGGATAGTTTGGGAATGAGGAGTATGGCATTTAGTTTTGAGGCGTCGCGTGCAAACTGGGCACCGGTGCTTGAGGTGGCGTTGAATAGTGATAGAATAAAGGTGTATCGTCATGAGGAGACAATATCTAATTTTTCAATAGGGGATAGAATCGGCATTGTGAGCAACAAAAAAAGTTTATTAGATACTGGATTAGTAATTCAAGATATAGATACTATTTCCTATGGCGCCGGCGCCGAGACAATTCCTGCCTTAGAACTTCACTTAAATAGAATCACTAATGCCGGCCAGGGGGCAATCTGTATTGTGTATGATTATAATTCATTAGTAAATGGAATATCATATTACGTAAATAACCAACGCCAGTTGATGCGGGGAAATGAGGTTTTTCTTGAGAATGTGGAAGATATCCAATTTAGATATGGAGTTGATGTGAATGATAATGGCATAATTGATAGTATGACGAACTACATTGAGTGGCACAATGACTTGAGTAACTTCAGCCAGAATGATTTGATGAGGCATTTGTTTATCATCCGTACAACTTTTGTGGTCTTAAGTGAACGGGGATTAACTGATTATCGTTATCCTGATAATACAATAACAATAGAAGACCACACCTATCCTTTAAATGATATCCAGCGTCGTTTTAAACGGGTGATTGTACAAACAATTGCCTGGCCAAGAAATTATAGAAGTTAG